ACCCAGCGCGCGGTGGATAACTTCCCGATCAGCGGCAAACCGATGCCAACGCAGTTCATCCGCGCGTTGATTCTTGCCAAAGCCGCTGCCGCCCGCGCCAACGTCGAGCTCAACCAGATCGGCGCGGCGCAGGGCAAAGCCATCAGCGACGCTGCACAAGGTCTGCTCGAAGGTGATTTCATGCAGCACTTCCCGGTGGATATCTTCCAGACTGGCAGCGGGACCAGCTCGAACATGAACGCCAACGAAGTGATCGCCACGTTGGCCAGCCGCCTGCTCGGCGAGCCAGTCAACGCCAACGATCACGTCAATTGCGGGCAAAGCAGCAATGACATCATTCCCACCACGATTCACGTCAGCGCTGCGCTGGCCCTGCACGAACAACTGCTGCCAGCGCTGTTGCATCTCGTGCAAGTGATCGAACGCAAGGCCGAGCAGGTGCACCACCATGTGAAAACCGGCCGCACGCATTTGATGGATGCGATGCCGGTGCGCATGAGCCAGGTGCTCAACGGCTGGGCGCAGCAGCTCAAGGCCAACATCGGCCATTTGCAGGATTTGTTGCCAAGCCTGCAATCCCTGGCGCAGGGCGGTACGGCGGTCGGCACCGGCATCAATGCACATCCTGAATTCGCCGCGCGTTTCAGCCGCCACTTGAGCCAGTTGACCGATGTGCAATTCACGCCGGGCAAGGATCTGTTCGCGCTGATCGGCTCGCAGGACACGGCCGTCGCGGTCTCCGGGCAGCTCAAAGCCACGGCGGTGTCGCTGATGAAAATCGCCAACGATTTGCGCTGGATGAATTCCGGCCCGCTAGCCGGCCTTGGTGAAATCGAGCTCGAAGCCCTGCAACCGGGCTCCTCGATCATGCCAGGCAAGGTCAATCCGGTCATTCCGGAAGCCACTGCGATGGTTGCCGCGCAAGTCATCGGTAACGATTCGGTCATCACCGTCGCTGGCCAGTCGGGCAATTTCGAACTCAACGTGATGCTGCCGATCATCGCGCAGAACCTGTTGAGCAGTATCGAACTGCTGGCCAATGCCAGCCGTCTGCTCGGCGACAAAGCCATCGCCAGCTTCAAGGTCAATGAGTCGCGCTTGAAGGAAGCGCTGTCGCGTAACCCGATTCTGGTCACCGCGCTCAACCCGATCATCGGTTATCAGAAAGCCGCCGAGATTGCCAAGCAAGCCTATAAGGAAGGCCGCGCGGTGATCGACGTCGCGCTGGAACACACCGATCTGTCGCGCAGCCAGCTGGAAGAGTTGCTCAACCCCGAGAAACTCACCGCCGGCGGCGTGTAAATCCCGCAACCGCTTTGGAGGCTCACCATGGAGCACTGGAAACGCACGATCGAACGGGCCAATCGCTGTTTCATGCTGGGCGAGCTGATCGATGCCCGTGAGGCTTATCTGCAAGCTCTGGCTCTGGCGCAAGTGTTGTTCGAACGCTGGGCGGACGCCGACGAAGCGGTGGCGGCTTGCGTCATCTCGCACCACAACCTGGCCGATCTGCACCTGCGTCTGAATCAGCCGGAGGAGAGCGCCGAGTATCTCTGCGCAATTCATCAACGCCTGTTACAGACCATGCAGGACGAGCGCTTGCGCCTGGCGTTGCGCGAGGCGGCGCTGCGCCAGAGCAGCAAGACGTACGTCGAACTGCTGAATTTCATCAGCGAACACGGCGAATACCCGCGCACCCAGCGCCTGCTGCACCCGGATACCGGCAATGCGCGCCGCGCGCCTGCCCCACATCACCATGGAGTTCACTGATATGGCTTTTACCTTGCCCGCATTGCCTTACGCCTATGACGCGCTCGAACCACACATCGACGCGCAAACCATGGAGATTCACTACACCAAACATCACCAGACCTACATCAATAATCTCAACGCAGCCGTTGAAGGCACCGAGTACGCCGAGTGGCCGGTGGAAAAACTGGTTGCCAGCGTCAAGGAGTTGCCGGAAAAACTTCGCGCGGCGGTGATCAATCAGGGCGGCGGTCACGCCAATCACTCGCTGTTCTGGGAAGTCATGGTGCCCAACGGCGGAGGCAGGCCGGACGGCGCGCTGGCGAAGGCCATCGATGAGCAACTTGGCGGTCTCGACAGTTTCAAGGAAGCCTTTACCAAAGCTGCGCTGACCCGGTTTGGCAGCGGCTGGGCCTGGCTCAGCGTGACCCCGGAAAAACAACTGATTGTGGAAAGCAGCGGCAATCAGGACAGCCCGCTGATGAACGGCAATACACCGATTCTCGGCCTCGACGTCTGGGAACACGCCTACTACCTGCGCTACCAGAACCGGCGGCCGGAATACATCAACGCGTTCTACAACGTGATCAATTGGCCGGAAGTTGCTGCGCGCTATCAGGCCGCACTGGTCTAAGCCTTCAATAAAAACAATCCAGGGCTGACTATGGGCACTGAAACACTGACGATCGGCAGTGGGCGTATGTTTCGGTACGCAGTGGGATCGTTGTTGCTGTTGGCGGGCATGACTTTGCTCGCCGCTCATGGCCTGGAATGGCTGGATCTGCAGCCCAGACTGTTGCGGGCGCTGCAGGGTGGTGCGATCTGCGCGCTCGGCACGGCGCTGGGCGCGGTTCCGGTGCTGGTGATCCGGCGTATGCCTCAGGCACTCAGTGACACCTTGCTGGGGTTTGGTGCCGGGGTCATGTTGGCGGCAACGGCGTTCTCGCTGATCGTGCCGGGTATTGCGGCAGCCGAAAGTCTTGGCCTGACGCCGTGGGGCGCCAGTGGCCTGATCTGCTTCGGCATCATGCTCGGCGCGCTTGGTCTGTATCTGGTTGATCGCCGGGTCTCGGGGGCATCTCCGGAAATGCTCGTTGGCACGGTTGAGCATCCGGCGATCCCGCCGCGGATCTGGCTTTTCGTATTTGCCATCATCGCCCATAACATCCCGGAGGGTATGGCGGTCGGCGTGTCGGCCGGCGGTGGTATGGCGGATGCGGACAGCCTGGCCATGGGCATCGCTTTGCAAGACGTCCCGGAAGGTCTGGTGATTGCTTTGGTGCTGGCGGGGGCGGGGATGTCGCGGGTCAAGGCGTTTCTGATCGGCGCGGCGTCAGGTCTGGTCGAACCGGTATTCGCCTTGTTGTGCGCATGGCTGGTGAGCCTGGCGCAGGTACTTTTGCCCTTGGGCTTGGCTTTGGCGGCAGGGGCGATGTTGCTGGTGGTGACCCACGAAGTGATCCCCGAGTCGCGACGCAATGGTCATGACAAACTGGCCAGTCTTGGCTTGTTGAGCGGGTTTTGTCTGATGATGGTGATGGATACGGCGTTGGGTTGAATAAGATCAAAAGATCGTCCGATCGCGGCCCGAGCCTGCGGCAGCTCCTACCTTGCGAGGTGCAAATACGGTTACGGCGTCGCACCTGATCCCTGTAGGAGCTGCCGCAGGCTCGGGCCGCGATCGGACGATCTTTTGACTTTGGCTGTCAGCCGCCTTCATCGAAGTAGTTGTTAATCAACGCCACCAACGCATCCAGCGCTTCCTGTTCCTGATGCCCTTCGGTGCTCAAATAGATTTTCGTGCCCTTGCCAGCCGCCAGCATCATCATCGCCATGATGCTTTTGCCATCGACTGTAGTTTCGGGTGTGCGACCCACTCTGATCGTGCAATCCGGATATTGCCCAGCCACGCCAACGAACTTGGCCGACGCGCGGGCATGCAAACCCAGTTTATTGATGATTTCGATTTCACGTGCAGGCATCGCGGTGTGAATCCTTTAGGTGAGGTCGCGGTGGCGAACCTGGACGTTCTTCAGGGTTTTCTGCAGGGCCTGACCCAGGCGTTCGGTCAGGTAGACGGAGCGGTGGTGTCCGCCGGTACAGCCAATGGCAATGGTGACGTAGGCGCGGTTGCTGGCGGCGAAGCGGGGCAGCCACTTGTTCAGGTAGGCAAAGATATCTTGGTACATTTCTTCGACATCGGGCTGTTCTGCCAAATATTCAGCGACCGCCGCGTCGAGACCGGATTGCTCGCGCAACTCTGGTTTCCAGTACGGATTGGGCAGGCAGCGCACGTCGAAAACCAGGTCCGCATCCACCGGCATGCCGCGCTTGAAACCGAATGACTCGATCAGAAACGCCGTACCTGGCTCTGGCTGATTCAGCAGACGCAGCTTGATGGTGTCGCGCAGCTGGTACAGATTCAGATTGGTGGTGTTGATCTTCAGGTCGGCGAGGTCGGCGATAGGGCCGAGCAGGGCAGATTCATCGTGAATCGCCTCGGCCAGAGAACGGTTGGCGTTGCTCAGCGGGTGACGACGACGGGTCTCGGAAAACCGCTTGAGCAAAGTCTCCTCGTCGGCGTCCAGATAAAGCACATCGCACTGGATATGCTTGCTTCTGGCATCTTCAAGCAGTTCTGGGAAGCGTGACAGATGGCTGGGCAAGTTTCGGGCGTCGATCGACACGGCGACCAGCGGTTGCGCCAGTTCCGTGTGGATCAAGGCGCGCTCGGCCAGCTCTGGCAGCAAGCCTGCCGGCAAATTGTCGATGCAATAGTAGCCGTTGTCCTCGAGGACATTCAGCGCGGTACTTTTACCCGAGCCCGAACGGCCACTGACGATGATCAAACGCATGATTAATGCCCGTTCTGCTCGTCCAGTACAACCTGGTACAAGGCTTCGTTGCTCGGAGCGTTACGCAGTTTTTCGCGCACTTCCTTGCGATCGAGCATGCTGGCGATCTGGCGCAACAACTCCAGATGCGCATCGGTAGCGGCTTCCGGGACCAGCAGCACGAACAGCAGATCTACCGGAGCGCCGTCGATGGCGTCGAAATCGATAGGGGCTTCGAGGTGCAGCAAGGCACTGACTGGTGCCGTGCAACCCTTGAGGCGGCAGTGGGGAATGGCGATGCCGTTGCCAAAACCGGTGGAACCGAGTTTTTCACGGGCAATCAGAGCCTCGAAGACATCTTGCATTGCCAGATCCGGCACTTCGCGGTGGATCAGGTTGGCAATCTGTTCGAGGGCTTTTTTCTTGCTGCCGCCCGGCGCGTTCACTTGGGAACGGCCGGGGGTCAGGATGGTTTCAAGTCGGATCATGGGATAGGGGTGTTAACGACCGGTCGCGCCCTGGAGGAGGCTCTGGGTCTTTTCCTTATGCTTTTTGAGTTGGCGATCCAGCTTGTCGGTCAGCAGGTCAATGGCGGCATACATGTCGTCATGCTCGGCATTGGCAACCACTTCTCCGCCGGGAATATGCAGCGTGGCTTCGATTTTCTGCTTCAGCTTTTCGACGTTAAGAATTACCTGAACATTGGTGATCTTGTCGAAATGCCGCTCCAGTCGGTCGAGTTTTTCGCCGATGTAGATGCGCAGGGGTTCGGTCACTTCCAGTTGGTGTCCACTGATGTTGACTTGCATACAGCTTCTCCTTCGTTGCCAGTGCATAAAGCGGCAGGCCGAAAAGCCTGCCACTGGAACGCTGTAACGTGGCTTACATCAACCGCTTGCGTTCGCTCGAAGGCGCGATTCCGAGGGATTCGCGGTACTTGGCGACGGTGCGGCGAGCCACCTGAATGCCTTGTGCCTCCAGTAAACCAGCGATCTTGCTGTCACTCAACGGCTTTTTCTGATTTTCCGCCGCAACCAGTTTCTTGATGATCGCGCGGATCGCCGTGGACGAGCATTCGCCGCCTTCGGAGGTGCTGACGTGGCTGGAGAAAAAGTATTTCAGCTCATAAATACCGCGCGGGGTATGCATGAATTTCTGCGTGGTCACGCGGGAAATGGTCGATTCGTGCATGCCCACCGCTTCGGCGATGTCATGCAGGACCAGCGGTTTCATCGCTTCGTCGCCATACTCCAGAAAACCGCGCTGATGCTCGACGATCTGGGTGGCTACTTTCATCAACGTTTCGTTGCGGCTTTGCAGGCTCTTGATGAACCAGCGAGCTTCCTGCAACTGATTGCGCATGAAGGTGTTGTCAGCGCTGGTATCAGCGCGGCGGACGAAACCGGCGTACTGAGCATTGACGCGCAGGCGCGGTACCGATTCCTGATTGAGTTCGACCAGCCAGCGCTCATTGTGCTTGCGCACGATGACGTCCGGGACGACATATTCGGCTTCGGTCGACTCGATCTGCGAGCCTGGACGCGGATTGAGGGTCTGCACCAGTTCGATGACCTGACGCAGCTCATCTTCCTTGAGCTTCATGCGGCGCATCAACTGGCTGTAATCGCGACTGCCGAGCAGGTCGATATAGTCGCTGACCAAGCGTTTCGCTTCGTTGAGCCAAAGCGTCTTGGCGGGTAGCTGACGCAGTTGCAGCAGCAGACATTCGCTCAGGTTGCGGGCACCGATACCCGCCGGTTCGAATTGCTGGATGCGGTGCAGGACGGCTTCGATTTCGTCCAGTTCGATGTCCAGTTCCGGATCGAACGCTTCGAGGATTTCTTCGAGGCTTTCGTCCAGGTAGCCCTGATTGTTGATGCAATCGATCAGGGTCACGGCGATCAGCCGATCGGTGTCCGACATCGGTGCCAGATTGAGTTGCCAGAGCAGGTGGCTTTGCAGACTTTCGCCGGCAGAGGTGCGCGTGGTGAAATCCCACTCGTCGTCATCACTGCTGGGCAGGCTGCTCGCGCTGGTCTGGTAGACGTCTTCCCAGGCGGTATCGACCGGAAGCTCGTTGGGGATTCGCTCGTTCCACTCGCCGTCCTCGAGATTGTCTACTGTCGGCGCAGTTTCCTGATAGGACGGTTCCTGGATGTCGGTGTTGGGCTTCTGTTCAGCGTTGTCGGCCAATGGGTCCGAGTTGTCGAAGTCGTCGCCTTCTTCCTGGCGTTCGAGCATCGGATTGGATTCCAGCGCCTCCTGAATTTCCTGTTGCAGATCCAGGGTCGACAATTGGAGCAGGCGGATGGCCTGTTGCAGCTGCGGTGTCATCGTCAGCTGCTGGCCCATTCTCAAGACTAGCGATGGTTTCATGGCAGGGGCTTAACACCTTATTCGCCGGCGCTGTGCGCCATCCACTACAGGGCGCCGGAGCGCCAAAATTAAGCAAATTATATGCCTGAAACTGAAGTGTTTGCCTAGAGCGCTGTAACAATTAAAGCGTATAAAAAGCTGCTTCATCGATACAGCGCCCCCGCAGCTCACCCGGGCATGTTCATGCTTACAGGCGGAATTCGTGACCCAGATAGACTTCCTTCACCAGATCGTTGGCAAGGATGGTCTCGGCATCGCCCTCGGCGATCAGCTGGCCGTCATTGACGATGTAAGCCGTTTCGCAGATATCCAGCGTCTCACGCACGTTGTGGTCGGTGATCAGCACACCGATGCCCTTGGCCTTGAGGTGATGGATGATTTGCTTGATGTCGCCGACCGAGATCGGGTCGACACCGGCGAACGGTTCGTCGAGCAGGATGAATTTCGGTGCGGTTGCCAGGGCGCGGGCGATTTCAACCCGGCGGCGCTCACCACCGGACAGGCTCATGCCGAGGTTGTCGCGGATGTGGCTGATGTGGAACTCCTGCAACAGGCTTTCCAGCTCTTTGCGGCGGCCGGCCTTGTCGAGCTCCTGGCGCGTTTCGAGGATGGCCATGATGTTGTCGGCCACCGACAGTTTGCGGAAGATCGACGCTTCTTGCGGCAGATAGCCGATGCCAGCCTTCGCGCGGCCGTGCATGGGCTGATGGCTGACGTCCAGATCATCGATCAAAACGCGACCCTGATCGGCCTGCACCAGGCCGACGATCATGTAGAAACAGGTGGTCTTGCCGGCGCCGTTGGGGCCGAGCAGGCCGACGATCTGGCCGCTGTCGATCGACAGGCTGACATCACGCACGACCTGGCGGCTTTTATAGGCCTTGGCCAGGTGCTGAGCTTTCAGAGTTGCCATTACTGGGTTTTCTCGTCGGTTTTCTTCTTCGGCTGGATCACCATGTCGATGCGCGGACGCGCTTCGGTGACTTTGCTGCCGGTAGCGCGACCGGCGCTGGCCAGTTTTTTCACCGTGTCGTAGACGATTTTCTCGCCCTGAGTGGTGTTGTTGTCCTTGTCGACAACCTTGGCCTTGTCGATCAGCACGACGCGATTTTGCGCGGCGTGGTATTGAATCGTCACGCCCCAGCCCTGCACAGGCTTGGTGTCGCCAGCGGTTTGCAGCTGTTCGAAGTAAGCAAGGTTGCCGACCGAAGTCACCACGTCGATATCACCGGTCTGGGTGCGGGTGATGGTCACGGTGTTGCCTTTGACGATCATGGAACCCTGGGTAATGATCACGTCACCTTTGTAGGTGGCGACGCCATTCTTGTCGTCCAGCTGGGCGTCGTCGGCCTGAATGCGGATTGGCTGCTCCTGATCGTTCGGCAGGGACCAGGCGCTCACGCTTCCCAGTGCTGCGCCCAGACTGAGCAAAATAGGGAGGGTTTTAACGAGCCTCATACTGTCCTCTTACGTTCGATTGCAGGTGTATCCTGCTTTCCTTCAGGTACGCTTTCATTCCTACGCCAGTCGATACACCGCCAGCGCCCTCGATTCTAACGGGTTGCTCGGTCTGCGCATATTCCCGCTGCGGGAACACTGTCATGCGAGTGGAAGTGATCAGCGTGTCACGTTTCTTTTCATCGGTACGCTTTACGCGCACCGAATCGATCAATTCGACTTCGGTACCGCCCGAGTTCACTTCGCCGCGCTCACTGGTCACGTGCCACGGAAAATCCGTGCCGCGGTACATGTTCAAGTCGGGTTTGGTGACCAGGGTGATGTCGGTTGCCTTGACGTGCTCGGCTTTGTCGGACGTCATTTCGTACTGCACTTTGCCGTCCGGCAGGTACTGCACGGTATGCGTGTTGGTTGCATACCAGTCGATAGGGTTGTCCACCGTCGAAGTCGGTGGCTTGTCGAGGAAGCGTTCCGGACTGATGTTCCAGTAGCCGACGGCGGCGAAGATCGCCGCGATGCAGCCGAACAACAGAAAGTTACGAAATTTTTTGCTAAACATGGTCTGGCTCACAGATACGCAGCGTTGGCGGCATCGAGGCGGCCCTGGGCGCGCAGGATCAACTCACAGAATTCGCGGGCGGCACCTTCGCCGCCACGGGCGCGGGTAACGCCATGGGCGCGTTCTCGGACGAAATCGGCCGCATTGGCGACCGCCATGCCCAGGCCGACGCGGCGAATCACCGGCAGGTCAGGCAGGTCGTCACCGAGGTAAGCGACTTCTTCATAGCTTAGGCCCAGTTGTTCGAGCAGGCCGTCCAGCACCACCAATTTATCTTCGCGCCCCTGAAACAGGTGCGGGATGCCCAGGTTTTTCGCGCGACGCTCGACCACCGGGGTCTTGCGACCGCTGATGATGGCGGTTTGTACGCCAGCATTCATCAACATTTTGATGCCTTGGCCATCGAGGGTATTGAACGTCTTGAATTCACTGCCGTCTTCGAGGAAGTACAGGCGGCCGTCGGTGAGGACGCCATCGACGTCGAACACCGCCAGTTTGATCGCTTTGCCGCGTTGCAGCAGATCGTTGCTCATTACATGACTCCTGCGCGCAGCAGATCGGAGAGGTTGAACGCGCCGATCGGGCGATCCTCCTCATCGACGACTACCAGTGCGTTGATTCGATGGTCTTCCATGATTTTCAGGGCTTCGGCGGCGAGCATCTCGGGCCGGGCGGTCTTGCCGTGAGCGGTCATCACCTGGTCGATGGTGGCGCTGCGGATGTCGATGCTGCGATCCAGCGTGCGGCGCAAATCGCCGTCGGTGAAGATCCCGGCCAGTTTGCCGTCGGTTTCAAGGATCACGGTCATTCCCAGGCCTTTGCGGGTCATTTCCATGAGGGCGTCCTTGAGCAGCGTGCCGCGCTGTACTTGCGGCAGCTCCTGGCCGGCGTGCATGACGTTTTCCACTTTCAGCAACAAGCGACGGCCCAACGCGCCGCCCGGATGGGAGAAGGCGAAATCTTCAGCGGTAAAGCCGCGCGCTTCGAGCAATGCAACAGCCAGAGCGTCGCCCATCACCAGCGCCGCGGTGGTGGAGGAGGTCGGTGCCAGGTTCAGCGGACAGGCTTCCTGCTCGACGTGGACATTGAGATTGACCTCGGCGGCCTTGGCCAGTGGCGATTGCGGGTTGCCGGTAACGCTGATCAACTGGATGCCCAGGCGCTTGATCAGCGGCAGCAGGGTCACGATTTCGTTGGTCGAGCCGGAATTGGACAAAGCCAGGATCACGTCATCGCGGGTGATCATGCCCATGTCGCCGTGGCTCGCCTCCGCCGGGTGTACGAAAAACGCCGGCGTCCCGGTACTAGCCAGGGTCGCGGCAATCTTGTTACCAACATGCCCCGACTTGCCCATGCCGACCACGACCACACGGCCTTTGCTGGCCAGAATCATCTCGCAAGCGCGCACGAAATCGGCGTCGATATGGGGCAACAAGCCTTGGACGGCCTCCACTTCGAGCTGGATGGTGCGTTGTGCCGATTGAATCAGGTCGCTGGATTGGCTCATGTCAGAAATCGTATAGCCCGATGAAAAGGCGGCGATTATAGCGGTTATGTTGCAAAGCCTCACGCAAGTTCGTCGTGCTTTGTCATTACTCGTTACCAAAACCCTTCAAAAGTGGCTTCGGCCCTGTCCTGTCGCTGATTGCGGCAGGGTTCATGCTTGGGCGCTTGGCCTTTGCAGTGATATAGTTCGCCGCCAGTTCGGCCTGCCCGGGATGATGTGCTTTCTGATGAAAGACAGGCGTCCGAGTGAGAGGCTGCATCGCA
This window of the Pseudomonas fluorescens genome carries:
- a CDS encoding class II fumarate hydratase, with translation MTKTRIERDSMGELQVPVDALYGAQTQRAVDNFPISGKPMPTQFIRALILAKAAAARANVELNQIGAAQGKAISDAAQGLLEGDFMQHFPVDIFQTGSGTSSNMNANEVIATLASRLLGEPVNANDHVNCGQSSNDIIPTTIHVSAALALHEQLLPALLHLVQVIERKAEQVHHHVKTGRTHLMDAMPVRMSQVLNGWAQQLKANIGHLQDLLPSLQSLAQGGTAVGTGINAHPEFAARFSRHLSQLTDVQFTPGKDLFALIGSQDTAVAVSGQLKATAVSLMKIANDLRWMNSGPLAGLGEIELEALQPGSSIMPGKVNPVIPEATAMVAAQVIGNDSVITVAGQSGNFELNVMLPIIAQNLLSSIELLANASRLLGDKAIASFKVNESRLKEALSRNPILVTALNPIIGYQKAAEIAKQAYKEGRAVIDVALEHTDLSRSQLEELLNPEKLTAGGV
- a CDS encoding superoxide dismutase; the encoded protein is MAFTLPALPYAYDALEPHIDAQTMEIHYTKHHQTYINNLNAAVEGTEYAEWPVEKLVASVKELPEKLRAAVINQGGGHANHSLFWEVMVPNGGGRPDGALAKAIDEQLGGLDSFKEAFTKAALTRFGSGWAWLSVTPEKQLIVESSGNQDSPLMNGNTPILGLDVWEHAYYLRYQNRRPEYINAFYNVINWPEVAARYQAALV
- a CDS encoding ZIP family metal transporter, which gives rise to MGTETLTIGSGRMFRYAVGSLLLLAGMTLLAAHGLEWLDLQPRLLRALQGGAICALGTALGAVPVLVIRRMPQALSDTLLGFGAGVMLAATAFSLIVPGIAAAESLGLTPWGASGLICFGIMLGALGLYLVDRRVSGASPEMLVGTVEHPAIPPRIWLFVFAIIAHNIPEGMAVGVSAGGGMADADSLAMGIALQDVPEGLVIALVLAGAGMSRVKAFLIGAASGLVEPVFALLCAWLVSLAQVLLPLGLALAAGAMLLVVTHEVIPESRRNGHDKLASLGLLSGFCLMMVMDTALG
- a CDS encoding HPr family phosphocarrier protein — translated: MPAREIEIINKLGLHARASAKFVGVAGQYPDCTIRVGRTPETTVDGKSIMAMMMLAAGKGTKIYLSTEGHQEQEALDALVALINNYFDEGG
- the rapZ gene encoding RNase adapter RapZ, which encodes MRLIIVSGRSGSGKSTALNVLEDNGYYCIDNLPAGLLPELAERALIHTELAQPLVAVSIDARNLPSHLSRFPELLEDARSKHIQCDVLYLDADEETLLKRFSETRRRHPLSNANRSLAEAIHDESALLGPIADLADLKINTTNLNLYQLRDTIKLRLLNQPEPGTAFLIESFGFKRGMPVDADLVFDVRCLPNPYWKPELREQSGLDAAVAEYLAEQPDVEEMYQDIFAYLNKWLPRFAASNRAYVTIAIGCTGGHHRSVYLTERLGQALQKTLKNVQVRHRDLT
- the ptsN gene encoding PTS IIA-like nitrogen regulatory protein PtsN; its protein translation is MIRLETILTPGRSQVNAPGGSKKKALEQIANLIHREVPDLAMQDVFEALIAREKLGSTGFGNGIAIPHCRLKGCTAPVSALLHLEAPIDFDAIDGAPVDLLFVLLVPEAATDAHLELLRQIASMLDRKEVREKLRNAPSNEALYQVVLDEQNGH
- the hpf gene encoding ribosome hibernation-promoting factor, HPF/YfiA family — protein: MQVNISGHQLEVTEPLRIYIGEKLDRLERHFDKITNVQVILNVEKLKQKIEATLHIPGGEVVANAEHDDMYAAIDLLTDKLDRQLKKHKEKTQSLLQGATGR
- a CDS encoding RNA polymerase factor sigma-54; amino-acid sequence: MKPSLVLRMGQQLTMTPQLQQAIRLLQLSTLDLQQEIQEALESNPMLERQEEGDDFDNSDPLADNAEQKPNTDIQEPSYQETAPTVDNLEDGEWNERIPNELPVDTAWEDVYQTSASSLPSSDDDEWDFTTRTSAGESLQSHLLWQLNLAPMSDTDRLIAVTLIDCINNQGYLDESLEEILEAFDPELDIELDEIEAVLHRIQQFEPAGIGARNLSECLLLQLRQLPAKTLWLNEAKRLVSDYIDLLGSRDYSQLMRRMKLKEDELRQVIELVQTLNPRPGSQIESTEAEYVVPDVIVRKHNERWLVELNQESVPRLRVNAQYAGFVRRADTSADNTFMRNQLQEARWFIKSLQSRNETLMKVATQIVEHQRGFLEYGDEAMKPLVLHDIAEAVGMHESTISRVTTQKFMHTPRGIYELKYFFSSHVSTSEGGECSSTAIRAIIKKLVAAENQKKPLSDSKIAGLLEAQGIQVARRTVAKYRESLGIAPSSERKRLM
- the lptB gene encoding LPS export ABC transporter ATP-binding protein; its protein translation is MATLKAQHLAKAYKSRQVVRDVSLSIDSGQIVGLLGPNGAGKTTCFYMIVGLVQADQGRVLIDDLDVSHQPMHGRAKAGIGYLPQEASIFRKLSVADNIMAILETRQELDKAGRRKELESLLQEFHISHIRDNLGMSLSGGERRRVEIARALATAPKFILLDEPFAGVDPISVGDIKQIIHHLKAKGIGVLITDHNVRETLDICETAYIVNDGQLIAEGDAETILANDLVKEVYLGHEFRL
- the lptA gene encoding lipopolysaccharide transport periplasmic protein LptA, producing the protein MRLVKTLPILLSLGAALGSVSAWSLPNDQEQPIRIQADDAQLDDKNGVATYKGDVIITQGSMIVKGNTVTITRTQTGDIDVVTSVGNLAYFEQLQTAGDTKPVQGWGVTIQYHAAQNRVVLIDKAKVVDKDNNTTQGEKIVYDTVKKLASAGRATGSKVTEARPRIDMVIQPKKKTDEKTQ
- the lptC gene encoding LPS export ABC transporter periplasmic protein LptC, with product MFSKKFRNFLLFGCIAAIFAAVGYWNISPERFLDKPPTSTVDNPIDWYATNTHTVQYLPDGKVQYEMTSDKAEHVKATDITLVTKPDLNMYRGTDFPWHVTSERGEVNSGGTEVELIDSVRVKRTDEKKRDTLITSTRMTVFPQREYAQTEQPVRIEGAGGVSTGVGMKAYLKESRIHLQSNVRGQYEAR
- a CDS encoding KdsC family phosphatase — its product is MSNDLLQRGKAIKLAVFDVDGVLTDGRLYFLEDGSEFKTFNTLDGQGIKMLMNAGVQTAIISGRKTPVVERRAKNLGIPHLFQGREDKLVVLDGLLEQLGLSYEEVAYLGDDLPDLPVIRRVGLGMAVANAADFVRERAHGVTRARGGEGAAREFCELILRAQGRLDAANAAYL
- a CDS encoding KpsF/GutQ family sugar-phosphate isomerase; translation: MSQSSDLIQSAQRTIQLEVEAVQGLLPHIDADFVRACEMILASKGRVVVVGMGKSGHVGNKIAATLASTGTPAFFVHPAEASHGDMGMITRDDVILALSNSGSTNEIVTLLPLIKRLGIQLISVTGNPQSPLAKAAEVNLNVHVEQEACPLNLAPTSSTTAALVMGDALAVALLEARGFTAEDFAFSHPGGALGRRLLLKVENVMHAGQELPQVQRGTLLKDALMEMTRKGLGMTVILETDGKLAGIFTDGDLRRTLDRSIDIRSATIDQVMTAHGKTARPEMLAAEALKIMEDHRINALVVVDEEDRPIGAFNLSDLLRAGVM